The Lutibacter profundi genome includes a region encoding these proteins:
- a CDS encoding glutaminase → MNYNNIFSEIYKKIENTDSGKVASYIPELSNVNSTKFGVHLTTVTTKNFSFGDANEKFSIQSIAKVLALALAYNLENEKLWKRVGVEPSGTAFNSLFQLETDLGIPRNPLINAGALVLSDILISHLKKPKKEFIAFVRNISGISTIDYCPRIVASEKSTGYRNTALVNLMKSYGNIENEIEEVMDFYFNLCSIEMTCQELSKTFLFLADYGTSPFSKVKILSKSKSKRINAIMQLCGFYDEAGEFSFKVGLPGKSGVGGGIVAIYPNKYSIAVWSPKLNKRGNSYKGIKFLELFTTETQTSIF, encoded by the coding sequence ATGAATTATAATAACATATTTTCTGAAATTTATAAAAAAATAGAAAATACTGACAGTGGAAAAGTAGCAAGCTATATACCAGAATTAAGTAACGTTAATTCTACAAAATTTGGAGTACACCTAACAACAGTTACTACTAAAAATTTCAGTTTTGGAGATGCTAACGAGAAATTTTCAATTCAAAGTATTGCAAAAGTTTTAGCCTTAGCACTTGCTTATAACCTTGAAAATGAAAAGTTGTGGAAACGCGTTGGTGTTGAGCCTTCTGGGACAGCTTTTAATTCTCTTTTTCAATTAGAAACAGATTTAGGAATTCCAAGAAACCCTTTAATTAATGCAGGTGCCTTAGTTCTTTCAGATATCTTAATAAGTCATCTAAAAAAACCTAAAAAAGAGTTTATTGCGTTTGTTAGAAATATTTCTGGTATTTCAACTATTGATTATTGCCCTAGAATTGTAGCTTCAGAAAAATCTACGGGTTATAGAAATACAGCTTTAGTAAACTTGATGAAATCTTACGGTAATATTGAAAATGAAATTGAGGAGGTAATGGATTTTTATTTTAATTTATGTTCAATTGAAATGACTTGCCAAGAACTTTCTAAAACATTTCTATTTCTTGCAGATTATGGAACTTCTCCTTTTTCAAAGGTAAAAATATTGAGTAAAAGTAAATCTAAACGAATTAATGCAATTATGCAATTATGTGGCTTTTATGATGAGGCTGGTGAATTTTCTTTTAAAGTAGGTTTACCTGGAAAAAGCGGTGTTGGTGGTGGAATTGTTGCTATTTATCCTAATAAATACAGTATTGCAGTTTGGAGTCCTAAACTTAACAAACGAGGAAATTCATACAAGGGAATTAAATTTTTAGAACTATTTACCACGGAAACTCAAACATCTATATTTTAG
- a CDS encoding exopolysaccharide biosynthesis polyprenyl glycosylphosphotransferase has protein sequence MPHSNIHFSISERKIYLRFLDAAFILIGLYLFDTFFDFQYFDFSNTQILTWMLLLIFYLYFFGEIFEMYNLKVASDIYLTLRSTVITTVFTTLFYVFTPILSPELPQNRIQIAYLFLVILIALSVNRFFYMKLIFSPKFLKNILIIADTEQIENVILNNQNKGTNKIVAYVSNKSLANSTALAYESFETVNLEQMVRTNFINEIIVSSSSLQFITNTLNSQLIELFEKGLMIRSIDSFIEEDTNRISEYQLKQDFYNYFSFSKSHQNNLYLTFRRGFDLFFSLIGILFFLLLIPFVLIGNIIGNRGKLLYKQIRVGKHGKKFIIIKFRTMIANSEKNGAVWARKNDVRITPFGRILRKSRIDEIPQFINVLKNDMSLIGPRPERPEFVEKLEKELPFYAIRHVIKPGLTGWAQVMHPYASTVEDQQKKLMYDLYYIKERNILIDLKIVIKTISTILFFRGT, from the coding sequence ATGCCCCATTCTAATATACATTTTAGTATTTCAGAGCGAAAAATATATTTGCGTTTTTTAGATGCGGCTTTTATTTTAATTGGATTATACCTATTTGATACTTTTTTTGATTTTCAATATTTTGATTTTTCAAATACCCAAATTTTAACTTGGATGTTACTCTTAATTTTTTATTTATATTTTTTTGGAGAAATATTTGAAATGTATAATTTAAAAGTAGCAAGTGATATTTATTTAACCCTGCGAAGTACCGTTATTACAACTGTTTTTACGACACTATTTTATGTTTTTACACCAATTTTATCTCCTGAATTACCCCAAAATAGAATCCAAATAGCTTATTTATTTTTGGTGATATTAATAGCCTTATCAGTTAATAGATTTTTCTATATGAAGCTGATATTTTCACCTAAATTTTTAAAAAATATACTTATAATTGCCGATACTGAGCAAATAGAGAATGTTATTTTAAACAACCAAAATAAAGGAACAAATAAAATTGTTGCCTATGTATCAAATAAAAGCTTAGCTAATTCAACGGCATTGGCTTATGAAAGTTTTGAAACGGTTAATTTAGAACAAATGGTTAGAACTAATTTTATTAATGAAATTATAGTATCTTCAAGTAGCCTTCAATTTATAACAAACACCTTAAACTCACAGTTAATAGAGCTTTTTGAAAAGGGGTTAATGATCCGATCAATAGATAGTTTTATAGAGGAAGACACAAACCGTATTTCTGAATATCAATTAAAACAAGATTTTTACAATTATTTTTCTTTTAGTAAAAGTCATCAAAATAATTTGTATTTAACATTTAGAAGAGGTTTTGACTTATTTTTTTCGTTGATTGGAATCCTATTTTTTTTACTTCTAATACCTTTTGTTTTAATTGGAAATATAATTGGCAACAGAGGTAAATTATTGTACAAACAAATAAGAGTAGGTAAACATGGTAAAAAATTTATAATTATTAAATTTAGAACTATGATTGCTAATTCAGAGAAAAATGGTGCTGTTTGGGCTAGAAAAAATGATGTAAGAATTACTCCCTTTGGTAGAATTTTAAGAAAATCAAGAATTGATGAAATACCTCAGTTTATAAATGTTCTTAAAAATGATATGAGTTTAATTGGCCCAAGACCAGAAAGACCAGAGTTTGTTGAAAAATTAGAAAAAGAGTTGCCTTTTTACGCTATTCGTCACGTAATTAAACCTGGTTTAACAGGTTGGGCACAGGTAATGCATCCCTATGCCAGTACCGTTGAAGATCAACAAAAAAAATTGATGTACGATTTATACTATATTAAAGAGCGAAATATTTTAATAGACCTTAAAATTGTTATTAAAACAATTAGTACCATTTTATTTTTTAGAGGAACTTAA
- a CDS encoding DUF4105 domain-containing protein, which translates to MYKRNLFVFMLFFVFIQLTAQQKLSPKATVSVITCGPGSELYTAFGHSAFRVYDPVLGIDKAYNYGTFNFNAPNFYLNFAKGKLIYQLSVTNFNRFLRIYQYENRWVKTQELAINTSEVQAIFNFLENNAKPQNKYYQYDFFYNNCSTKIEEIVKIILKEKVSFSNSHLTSNKTHRDLIADYTKNFKWSKFGIDLALGSVIDKKATKDEYKFLPDYIFKAFENATITSVNGKKQPLVKKTRLILSEKKIKAPYNLFSPFNTILLISLLILFISYRNYTHNTRTKFIDFILYFVTGIIGVVVLLLWFATSHTATYKNLNFLWAFAPNLIVAFILLKNRVPKWIIIYNKILLLLIASTLIIWILKIQVFNIAIIPFLVALIIRYSYLIKFRNRLSSSKK; encoded by the coding sequence ATGTATAAAAGAAACCTTTTCGTATTTATGTTGTTTTTTGTGTTCATACAATTAACAGCACAACAAAAATTATCACCAAAAGCAACTGTAAGTGTTATAACATGTGGCCCTGGGAGTGAATTATACACCGCGTTTGGGCATAGTGCTTTTAGAGTTTACGATCCTGTCTTAGGCATAGATAAAGCTTATAATTACGGAACGTTTAATTTTAATGCTCCTAATTTTTATTTGAATTTTGCAAAGGGCAAATTAATCTATCAGCTTTCTGTTACCAATTTCAATCGATTTTTAAGAATTTATCAATATGAAAATCGTTGGGTCAAAACACAAGAATTAGCAATAAATACCTCTGAAGTACAAGCTATTTTTAATTTTTTAGAAAATAATGCAAAACCACAAAATAAGTACTATCAGTACGATTTCTTTTACAACAACTGTTCTACCAAAATTGAAGAAATAGTTAAAATTATTTTAAAAGAAAAAGTTTCTTTCAGTAATTCACATTTAACGAGTAATAAAACTCACAGAGATTTAATTGCAGATTACACAAAGAATTTTAAATGGTCAAAATTTGGAATAGATTTGGCTTTAGGTTCTGTAATTGATAAGAAAGCAACCAAAGATGAATATAAATTTTTGCCAGATTATATTTTTAAAGCATTTGAAAATGCTACTATTACAAGTGTAAATGGCAAAAAACAACCTTTAGTAAAAAAAACAAGGCTTATTCTTTCAGAGAAAAAAATTAAAGCACCCTATAATTTGTTTTCTCCTTTTAACACTATTTTATTAATAAGTTTACTTATTCTTTTTATTTCTTATAGAAATTATACCCATAATACTAGAACTAAATTTATAGATTTCATATTGTATTTTGTTACAGGTATTATTGGTGTTGTTGTTTTATTATTATGGTTTGCAACATCTCATACCGCAACTTATAAAAATTTAAACTTTTTATGGGCTTTTGCACCAAATTTAATTGTTGCTTTTATACTTTTAAAAAATAGGGTGCCTAAATGGATTATTATTTATAATAAAATTTTATTGTTATTGATAGCTTCTACTCTAATAATCTGGATTTTAAAAATACAAGTATTTAACATCGCTATCATTCCTTTTCTGGTTGCTTTAATTATTAGATATAGCTATTTAATTAAATTTAGAAACAGGTTAAGTTCCTCTAAAAAATAA
- a CDS encoding PorV/PorQ family protein codes for MKKIVLVVFFITQLIHSQSVRKYSNEFLNIGVDAAAFGMSKSVVATSNDVNSIYWNPAGLTAVKDYQGSLMHAEYFAGIAKYDYVGFAMPIDDRSSLGISIIRFGVDDILNTTELIDNEGNIDYNRIRLFSAADYALNFAYARKLPLKGLNIGVNTKIIRRIIGDFATSWGFGIDASLQFERNDWKFGVMLRDITTTFNTWSINESEFNKIKNAIPDQNQELPANTEITLPKAQIGIAKEIDINRDFNVLTAFDLNLRFTKTNDIISTSVVSIDPSFGFQVAYLKTVFLRGGIGNFQNELQFDGSKELVMQPNFGVGFKYKGIQIDYALTNIASIGNALYSNVFSIIVDFDYFR; via the coding sequence TTGAAAAAAATTGTACTAGTTGTTTTTTTTATAACCCAATTGATACACAGTCAAAGTGTGCGCAAATATTCCAATGAGTTTTTGAATATAGGTGTTGATGCTGCAGCATTTGGGATGAGTAAATCTGTTGTTGCTACAAGTAATGATGTAAATTCAATATATTGGAATCCTGCAGGTTTAACTGCCGTTAAAGATTATCAAGGATCCTTAATGCACGCTGAATATTTTGCTGGTATTGCTAAGTATGACTATGTAGGTTTTGCAATGCCCATTGACGATAGAAGTTCATTAGGAATATCAATAATTAGATTTGGAGTTGATGATATTTTAAACACAACTGAGCTTATAGATAATGAAGGTAATATAGACTACAACCGCATTCGTTTATTCTCAGCCGCTGATTATGCCTTAAATTTTGCATACGCACGAAAATTACCACTCAAAGGACTAAACATAGGTGTAAATACCAAAATTATTCGTAGAATTATTGGCGACTTTGCAACTTCCTGGGGATTTGGAATTGATGCATCTCTACAATTTGAAAGAAACGATTGGAAGTTTGGAGTAATGCTTCGAGATATTACCACTACTTTTAACACTTGGAGTATTAATGAAAGTGAATTTAACAAAATTAAAAATGCTATTCCTGATCAAAATCAAGAGTTACCAGCTAATACAGAGATAACATTACCAAAAGCACAAATAGGTATTGCAAAAGAAATTGATATTAATAGAGATTTTAACGTGCTTACAGCATTTGACTTAAACCTTCGATTTACAAAAACAAACGATATAATTTCAACATCAGTTGTTAGTATAGATCCCTCTTTTGGCTTTCAAGTAGCATATTTAAAAACCGTATTTTTACGCGGAGGCATTGGTAATTTTCAAAACGAATTGCAGTTTGATGGCAGTAAAGAACTTGTAATGCAACCAAATTTTGGTGTTGGATTTAAATATAAAGGAATTCAGATTGATTATGCCCTTACAAACATTGCTAGTATTGGTAACGCACTATACTCAAATGTTTTTTCAATTATAGTAGATTTTGATTATTTTAGATAA
- the lptB gene encoding LPS export ABC transporter ATP-binding protein, with product MILRAENIKKKYGSRYVVKGISLEVEQGQIVGLLGPNGAGKTTSFYMIVGMIKPNEGEIYLDGERITDFPMYKRAQQGVGYLAQEASVFRKLSVEDNILSVLQFTNLSKAEQKEKLESLIDEFSLGHVRKNRGDLLSGGERRRTEIARALASDPKFILLDEPFAGVDPIAVEDIQSIVAHLKDRNIGILITDHNVQETLAITDKTYLMFEGGILKEGTPQELAEDETVRRVYLGKDFELKKKKFK from the coding sequence GTGATTTTAAGAGCTGAAAATATTAAAAAAAAATACGGTAGTAGATATGTGGTTAAAGGGATTTCATTAGAGGTTGAACAAGGTCAAATAGTGGGACTTTTAGGCCCAAATGGAGCAGGAAAAACAACTTCATTTTATATGATTGTTGGTATGATTAAACCCAATGAAGGAGAGATATATTTGGACGGAGAAAGAATTACCGATTTTCCTATGTATAAAAGAGCTCAACAAGGAGTTGGGTATTTGGCGCAAGAAGCTTCTGTTTTTAGAAAATTATCGGTTGAAGATAATATTTTATCCGTTTTACAATTTACCAATCTTTCAAAAGCCGAACAAAAAGAGAAATTAGAATCGTTAATTGATGAATTTAGTTTAGGACATGTTCGAAAAAATAGAGGAGATTTATTGTCGGGAGGAGAAAGAAGAAGAACAGAAATTGCTCGTGCGTTGGCTTCAGACCCTAAATTTATTTTATTAGATGAGCCTTTTGCGGGTGTTGATCCAATAGCTGTAGAAGATATTCAAAGCATTGTAGCACATTTAAAGGACAGAAATATTGGTATTTTAATTACGGATCATAATGTACAAGAAACATTGGCTATAACCGATAAAACATATTTAATGTTTGAAGGAGGTATTTTAAAAGAGGGAACTCCGCAAGAATTAGCTGAAGACGAAACAGTTAGGCGGGTTTATTTAGGTAAAGATTTTGAATTGAAGAAAAAGAAATTTAAATAA
- a CDS encoding YheT family hydrolase yields the protein MPIIKSTYQPPFLFKNNHLNTVYKTLFYKNSISYNRQRIFTPDKDFLDLDFSIVGSNTLVIAMHGLEGSSKSHYLVSAIHYLNSQNIDCVALNFRGCSGEDNNQLYSYNSGKTDDLSVVLNYILEHYSYKNIILLGYSMGGNITLKYMGETNNIPSEVKGAVAISVPCDLEGSSNVLAKWYNTVYIQKFLKSLKKKTFIKLEKFPENTIDKVAVLNAKTFEDFDNAVTAPLFQFKSAKDYWNKCSSKPFIHAITKPTLLINAIDDSFLSESCYPIKEAKNHKYLTFEIPKYGGHVGFNTSYVKKDLLWSEKRISNYIEHIIS from the coding sequence ATGCCTATTATTAAATCAACATATCAACCTCCTTTTCTTTTTAAAAATAATCATTTGAATACCGTTTATAAAACACTATTTTATAAAAACAGTATAAGTTATAATAGACAACGTATTTTTACTCCTGACAAGGATTTTTTAGATTTAGATTTTTCAATAGTTGGCTCAAATACGTTAGTTATTGCTATGCATGGTTTAGAAGGGAGTTCTAAATCTCATTACTTGGTATCAGCCATTCACTATTTAAATTCTCAAAATATTGATTGTGTAGCTCTAAATTTTAGGGGCTGTAGCGGAGAAGACAACAATCAACTTTATTCCTATAATAGTGGTAAAACAGATGATTTGAGTGTAGTTTTAAACTATATCTTAGAACATTATTCCTATAAAAATATTATTCTTCTAGGTTATAGTATGGGCGGAAATATTACTTTAAAATATATGGGGGAGACCAATAATATACCTTCTGAAGTAAAAGGAGCCGTTGCTATTTCTGTCCCCTGTGATTTAGAAGGTTCATCTAATGTTTTAGCAAAATGGTACAACACGGTATATATTCAAAAATTTTTAAAATCGTTGAAGAAAAAGACATTTATAAAACTTGAAAAATTTCCTGAGAACACTATTGATAAAGTAGCTGTCTTAAATGCAAAAACATTTGAAGATTTTGACAATGCAGTTACAGCTCCCCTATTTCAATTTAAAAGTGCTAAAGATTATTGGAATAAGTGTAGTAGTAAACCATTTATTCATGCTATTACGAAACCAACATTGTTAATTAATGCTATAGATGATTCTTTTTTATCTGAAAGCTGCTACCCAATTAAAGAAGCCAAAAACCATAAATACTTAACATTTGAAATACCTAAATATGGCGGTCATGTTGGATTTAACACTTCCTATGTTAAAAAAGATTTATTATGGAGTGAAAAACGTATTTCAAATTATATTGAACATATTATTTCTTAA
- a CDS encoding carboxymuconolactone decarboxylase family protein: protein MSNQIEDFNAYRLKMNAKILAENNKVIKRIFNLDTNAYNKGHLDVKTKELLGLVASAVLRCDDCIKYHLETSFKEGVTKEEIMETLSIATLVGGTIVIPHLRRAYEFWEELAQNSIHKNTAI from the coding sequence ATGTCGAATCAAATAGAAGATTTTAATGCGTATCGTTTAAAAATGAATGCTAAAATTTTGGCTGAAAATAATAAAGTTATAAAAAGAATCTTCAACTTAGATACAAACGCATATAACAAAGGACATTTAGATGTCAAAACAAAAGAGTTATTAGGTTTAGTAGCTTCTGCTGTATTACGCTGTGATGATTGTATTAAATACCACTTAGAAACTTCTTTTAAAGAAGGTGTAACAAAAGAAGAAATTATGGAAACACTCTCTATTGCCACGTTGGTTGGTGGTACAATTGTGATTCCTCATTTACGTAGAGCCTATGAATTTTGGGAAGAGTTAGCACAAAATAGTATTCATAAAAATACTGCGATTTAA
- a CDS encoding phenylacetate--CoA ligase family protein, which yields MFYKFIFKIGQSFRNPSLKKWLKFLKKTEKWSSLELYEYQLKKLQELVQLAYKQSYYYKYKLDEVGINPSDIKTLDDIQKLPILSKEDLIKNKSTITTNIKFKKVFKASTSGSTGQSLNFLREESADSFNRAAIFRGYSWYKVNPWELNGYFWGYNLSLFKRLKFKLLDKIQHRFRIFTFNEKPLRKFNKKLKKASYLHGYSSMIYEVAKFINKNGLSKPFHLKMIKGTSEKIFDSYQIEIKNAFGIKMISEYGAAETGIIAFECTNGNMHINMEGVLVEEIANEIVITNLQMTSFPVIRYKLGDYIKLAPKEKKCSCGMNHLIIEEITGRVGVVIFGLKNSYPSLYIYYIFKNLGIENSLFLTYQVVQKTKGNLIFKIEETLDKRSLLLLKKEIIKHFKQDVTFKIIDNQKINSSKKQKSKSFISEII from the coding sequence ATGTTTTATAAGTTTATATTTAAAATAGGACAAAGTTTTAGAAATCCATCTTTAAAAAAGTGGTTAAAGTTTCTAAAAAAAACCGAGAAATGGTCTTCATTAGAACTTTATGAATATCAATTAAAAAAATTGCAAGAATTAGTACAGTTGGCTTATAAACAATCGTATTATTACAAATATAAATTGGATGAAGTTGGAATCAATCCTTCTGATATTAAGACTTTAGACGATATTCAAAAATTACCCATTTTATCTAAAGAAGATTTGATAAAAAACAAATCAACCATAACTACCAATATTAAATTTAAAAAAGTTTTTAAAGCTAGTACTTCTGGAAGTACTGGGCAATCTTTAAATTTTTTACGAGAAGAGTCAGCCGATTCTTTTAATAGAGCTGCTATTTTTAGAGGATATTCGTGGTATAAGGTTAACCCTTGGGAATTGAACGGATATTTTTGGGGATATAATTTATCTTTATTTAAACGATTAAAATTTAAATTATTAGATAAGATTCAGCATAGATTTAGAATATTCACTTTTAATGAAAAACCATTACGGAAATTTAACAAAAAGCTTAAAAAGGCAAGTTATTTACATGGATATTCATCCATGATATATGAAGTGGCAAAGTTTATTAATAAAAATGGACTATCTAAACCATTTCATTTAAAAATGATTAAAGGTACTTCTGAAAAGATTTTCGACAGTTATCAAATTGAAATTAAAAATGCATTTGGAATAAAAATGATAAGCGAATATGGCGCTGCAGAAACGGGGATTATTGCTTTTGAATGTACCAATGGAAATATGCATATAAACATGGAAGGTGTACTAGTAGAAGAAATAGCTAATGAAATAGTAATCACAAACTTACAAATGACTTCTTTTCCTGTAATACGTTACAAATTAGGAGATTATATTAAATTAGCTCCAAAAGAAAAAAAATGTTCTTGTGGTATGAATCATTTAATTATTGAAGAAATTACGGGTAGAGTAGGTGTTGTAATCTTTGGGCTTAAAAATAGCTATCCAAGTTTATATATTTATTATATTTTTAAGAATTTGGGAATAGAAAATTCTCTGTTTTTAACGTATCAAGTAGTTCAAAAAACAAAGGGAAACTTAATTTTTAAAATTGAAGAAACTTTAGATAAAAGATCTTTACTCTTGCTAAAAAAGGAAATCATTAAGCACTTTAAGCAGGATGTTACATTTAAAATTATAGATAATCAAAAAATTAATTCTAGTAAAAAGCAGAAATCAAAAAGTTTTATATCAGAAATCATCTAA
- a CDS encoding glycosyltransferase family 2 protein yields the protein MSKLVSIITPNYNCEKYIATTIESVINQTYKNWELIIVDDCSTDNSVKIINDFINKDKRIKLIKLSKNSGPAVARNKAIEVSKGSYMAFLDSDDLWFPKFLESSIKVIQNTEGFVFASYHRYDENLNPYLRDFKVPKRVNYYDILKSNSISCLTAFIDIDKLGKRQMPQILYRQDMGLWLFYLKKIKYAVGIQKPLAIYRIRKKSHSRNKINLLIHQWYFYRNVEHLSTFNSIYYFALWSFYGFKKYIL from the coding sequence ATGTCTAAATTAGTATCTATAATCACTCCAAATTATAATTGCGAAAAATATATTGCAACTACTATTGAAAGTGTTATTAATCAAACTTATAAAAATTGGGAATTAATTATTGTAGATGATTGTTCTACAGATAATTCCGTTAAAATTATTAATGATTTTATTAATAAAGATAAACGCATAAAACTTATTAAACTTAGCAAGAATTCTGGACCTGCAGTTGCTAGAAATAAAGCTATTGAAGTTTCAAAAGGAAGTTATATGGCTTTTTTAGATAGTGATGATTTGTGGTTTCCTAAATTTTTAGAAAGTTCAATTAAAGTCATACAAAATACAGAAGGTTTTGTTTTTGCATCTTATCATAGATATGATGAAAATCTTAATCCGTACTTGAGAGATTTTAAAGTTCCTAAAAGGGTAAACTATTATGATATACTTAAATCAAACTCTATTAGTTGTTTAACAGCCTTTATTGATATTGATAAATTGGGAAAAAGGCAAATGCCACAAATTTTATATAGGCAAGATATGGGCTTATGGCTGTTTTATCTAAAAAAAATTAAATATGCAGTAGGAATACAAAAACCTTTAGCAATTTATAGAATTCGAAAAAAGTCTCATTCTAGAAATAAGATAAATTTATTAATACATCAATGGTATTTTTATAGAAATGTAGAACATTTAAGTACTTTTAATTCCATATATTATTTTGCTCTATGGAGTTTTTATGGCTTTAAAAAATATATATTATAA
- a CDS encoding CDP-alcohol phosphatidyltransferase family protein: MSFKKQLPNVLTLLNLLSGTIAVYFAVKNQLEITAAFVFLGIFFDFFDGFAARLLKVQGELGKQLDSLADVVTSGVVPGIILLQLITKSLTKESWDFITNTTVNHSIWDNFTTTFLISIIGLFYTLAAAYRLAKFNIDERQTSSFIGLPTPAAALVVVSLPLILMYADNELINNFVNNTWFLIGITLLLSYLMNAEIVLFTLKFKEYTWKNNKFKFLFILLTILLSVFFKFIAIPIIILLYVLISIFSSSKQRI; encoded by the coding sequence ATGAGTTTTAAAAAACAACTCCCAAATGTACTAACTTTACTCAACTTATTATCAGGAACAATAGCTGTTTATTTTGCCGTTAAAAATCAACTAGAAATAACGGCTGCTTTTGTTTTTTTAGGTATCTTTTTTGATTTTTTTGACGGATTTGCAGCTCGTTTATTAAAAGTGCAAGGTGAATTAGGAAAACAATTAGATTCTTTAGCTGATGTTGTAACTAGTGGGGTAGTACCGGGAATTATTTTACTTCAACTAATTACGAAGTCTTTGACTAAAGAAAGTTGGGATTTTATTACAAATACAACAGTAAATCATTCAATATGGGATAATTTTACAACTACATTTCTAATTTCAATTATTGGTTTGTTTTATACGTTAGCAGCAGCATATAGACTTGCAAAATTTAATATTGATGAGCGTCAAACAAGTTCTTTTATTGGATTACCAACACCTGCGGCAGCATTGGTAGTAGTTTCACTACCTTTAATTTTAATGTATGCTGATAATGAGTTGATTAATAATTTTGTTAATAATACTTGGTTTTTAATTGGTATAACATTACTGCTTAGTTATTTAATGAATGCAGAAATAGTATTGTTTACATTAAAATTTAAGGAATATACTTGGAAAAATAATAAGTTTAAGTTTCTATTTATACTACTTACAATACTTTTAAGTGTATTTTTTAAATTTATTGCAATACCAATTATTATTTTACTATATGTCCTAATTTCAATATTTTCGAGTTCTAAACAACGGATTTAA
- the tatC gene encoding twin-arginine translocase subunit TatC, with translation MNKKIKKEGKDMSFLDHVEELRWHLVRSSLIILVFSFVAFFMKDFIFNTIIFAPKNPDFFTYQFFCKISQFFGGDAFCLTEMPFTFQSLAMAEQFSVHIWTSITAGFIIAFPFVIWEFWRFISPGLYDKERKGAKTFIIISSFLFFIGILFGYYVVTPLSVNFLGNYSISDIVERNIKIGSYISLVRSSVLASGLIFELPIIMYFLTKMGLITPDFLKKYRKHALVVVLILAAVITPPDIISQIIVAIPIMLLYQVSIFISRVVIKRELKNKK, from the coding sequence ATGAATAAAAAAATTAAAAAAGAAGGTAAAGACATGTCCTTTTTAGACCATGTTGAAGAATTGAGATGGCATTTGGTACGCTCATCACTTATAATATTGGTTTTTTCTTTTGTTGCCTTTTTTATGAAAGATTTTATATTTAACACCATCATATTTGCACCAAAAAATCCAGATTTTTTTACCTATCAATTTTTCTGTAAAATTTCACAATTTTTTGGCGGTGATGCCTTTTGTTTAACAGAAATGCCCTTTACTTTTCAAAGTTTAGCCATGGCTGAACAATTTAGTGTTCATATTTGGACATCTATTACTGCGGGTTTTATCATCGCTTTTCCTTTTGTAATATGGGAATTTTGGAGATTTATTAGCCCCGGTCTTTATGACAAAGAACGCAAAGGAGCAAAAACATTTATTATAATTTCTTCATTCTTATTTTTTATTGGAATATTATTTGGATATTATGTAGTTACACCTCTTTCAGTAAATTTTCTGGGGAATTATTCTATTAGCGACATTGTTGAACGTAACATTAAAATTGGTTCATATATTTCATTGGTTCGCTCATCTGTATTAGCTTCAGGTTTAATATTTGAATTACCTATAATTATGTATTTTTTAACAAAAATGGGGTTAATAACACCCGATTTCTTGAAAAAATACAGAAAACATGCACTTGTTGTAGTGTTAATTTTGGCGGCTGTTATTACTCCTCCAGATATTATTAGTCAAATTATTGTAGCAATACCAATAATGTTATTATACCAAGTAAGTATATTTATATCAAGGGTTGTAATTAAGCGCGAACTTAAAAATAAAAAATAA